The sequence AACATCCACCACTCTGAGATGGGGGCTTCTCCTCATGGCCAAATATCCAAAGATACAAGGTAAAAACTTTACCCCCATCACAAGAACAAGTYGTTTTAACAAAAGTTTATACTGAAACACCGATGCTGCAGTGAAGAAGTTATCTTGATGCTTCCCGTCTCCCAGACCGGGTCCAGGAGGAGGTGAGGAGGGTGATAGGAGATCGGCAGGTTCAGGTTTCAGACAGGAAGAGTCTGCCGTTCACCGACGCCGTGATCCACGAGACACAAAGACTGGGCAACATCGTTCCCACCTCGCTGCCTCACAGAACCACCAGAGACATCACGTTCCACGGTTACTTTATCAAGAAGGTCaggctggaaaaaaatgaatctgaatTTAGATCAAACCAGAAAAAGCTCATATGATGTCACWTTGTACAGTAATTCTGCAGTGAGGTCTCAAATTAGATGGTTTAACAGGTCWAAGAAMAGAAGACATTTTTGGTGTGTTGGAGAAGTTATTGGTCTAAAATGTTCAGGATTGTAGCTSCAGAGGATcagaccagctgctgctgctctaYRGTCTGTGTGAAATCCTGCAGAGAGCAGTTTGAGATCCGGTTTATTTCAGGGAAGATGATTTGCAAACAGGGATTTGGTGCTGAAGCTGGACAGCCAGAGGACYGAGGCCCTCTGGTGGATAAAAAGAGGAatgcacagaaaacaacatttgaaaatgtaccTTTGGGAGTGATTATGTCTGTTTTCTCTGTACATGCCTCGctaattttgattaaatcaaaaatattttgYTTCAGCAACATTTCCTCTGTSAGTTATGGATTCAAGAACCTGGAATTAGTTTGTACTATTTCCAAAAGACTGGATTGTCTGACTGAGAAGTGTAAAGCAGTTTGTCACTCTTWGCAGGTAAAAYGTCTGCTCTGTTTCCGTATTGTGTCTGCTGCAGGGAACCACAGTCTATCCTGTCCTGGCTTCCGTCCTGCATGATCCCAGTGAGTGGGAGAAACCCCACAGCTTTCATCCTGCTCACTTTCTGGACAAAGATGGCAAATTTGTAAAGCGTGACGCCTTCCTGCCRTTTTCTGCCGGTATGTGTYGGTTCAGGAATCTCTCTGCTTTTCGACAGGAAGCATCTTACGTTTTCCTCTTAAACTCTCCTTCAGGTCGCAGGATCTGCCTCGGAGAGAGTTTAGCCAGGATGGAGCTGTTCATCTTCTTCACCACCCTGCTGCAGCACTTCCGCTTCACTCCGGCACCGGGAGTCAGAGAAGACGACCTGGACCTGACGCCACGCGGAGGCATCACTCTCAGCCCTGTGCCTCATCAACTGTGTGCCGTTTCTCAGATGTGAAGAAGAATCAACTGTTCATGCAAAGCCTTATTTTATGAACCTTTATGTCTAGAGAACAATCTCAAAAACTATATTTGTGAAACAGACACTGTTCATGCTTATTAatcaatgaataaaaatcacGCAATGAGTCtaaataagtcataaaaaaggatttaatgTTCCATGACATGTGGCTAAGCTAAGCTTATTCCAGAATGTGATAAACCAGCAAAATGATTAGAATtacaaagaagaaacaaaatttgattttttttttttaacaaataaaaattcgTAAAGTGAGTTAATATGTTGCAGAAGCAACTTTTGCTTCAACTGGAGCTGCAAGTCTGACAGGGAAAGTTTTGATTTGCACATTTGGGAGGAAACATCAGAAGGCTTCATGTTCTGGTATAAAACCTAAATCAGATGTAATCACTAACTAGATGACCTCTGAAGGGAATTTCATcaaatttgattaaaagaagctgaatacaaatgtacgTCACACtatgtatttcttttattttaattttccccTTCATAATTGTGCTCAACCTTATATttgtcaatcacataaaatcccaataacatACAATATTCTTACATGTTACCTTATTATTTATCTTATCTAGATAAAGGTTGACTTGCATATTTTCTAGAGTAATTAATTTAAACCTGTTGAGGACAAAACAATACAAGAGGTGCAGGATGTTTATTCCTAACCATAAAGTACTTATGTTGTctacaaaaagcaataaaatgatcAACTCAACTCACCTCTGTCCTTAACTTTATCCTAAATACCTTTGTCCCACTGCTGATTGCATGTGTCATAATCTACAGGAACAcaatcctttttatttcttggaAAGTCGATTACAAACAACAACGACTTTCACAATTTGATTGTTGCAACGGGACACAGAACTGTCCGATCCCTTGATGCAGGCAATCAACCAAGAAATAAAGGGAATATTTAAAGATCATCTTTGTCATGTGGACCAACTGGACCCATTTACTTAGGAAGACCCTTTACcaaattcaaacagaaaatgtgacaaaacatacGCTTTTGGGAGTAAATGTCTTCAAACCCAAGACGTCTGAGAGAAGGAGGAAGCGTAATGCTACAgcagtgtttctccaccctggtcctcaggcccccctgtcctccatgttttaggtgtttcccttctgccacacctgaattgtatctctgggtgattaacaggcgtCTGCAggacttgatggtcatgcaatcatttgaatcagctgttctggaaaagaggcacatctaaaacatgcagagcagggggaaGTGAGGACCAGGATGGAGAAACACTgacctacttcctgtttatcacAATCCTGTGTGATGTCAACATCTGACGAAATTATGCTTTGTGTACCCTAACTGATGAAGGATCTTTAACATTATTAATGACCCTTCAAAATTCAGATCAGCTGATAATTAactcgggctgcacagtggcgcagttggtagagctgttgccttgcagcaagaaggttctgggttcgattctcggccccggtctttctgcatagagtttgcatgttctccctgtgcatacgtgggttttctctgggtactccggtttcctcccacagtccaaaaacatgactgtcaggttaactggtctctccaaattgtccctaggtgtgagtgtgtgtgtgcatggttgtttgtcctgtgagtctctgtgttgccctgcgacagactggcgacctgtccagggtgaccccacctctcgcccgaaacgttagctggagaggaaccagcaaccctcccgagcccactaagggacaagggtgcaagaaaatggctggatggatggatcataATTAACTCCTACCAGTAGCAAGAAAGGGCCAAACTAAAGGGCAGGACCGGAGCACTGGTCATGGAGCAGGCCTGGACAAACCCTGATCTAGCAGACCAGATCCCAGGTTCAGACTGCAAAAGATGCTGCAGGTACCATCCAGCACAATCTCACAGTACTAGGAGGAAAGGAATACATGGAACGCCTTTACCAGGTGGCTGTGGGACTTCCtgttacaaacaaacaaaatggacaACCAACCAGACACTGTGGTCACTGACAAGCAGCAGAAGACAGTGATTGTGACTGAGGAGGCTGTGGAAGATGATGGAAACatcagaaagagagagacttGATCCTGCACGTAGACGGTACCACAGACTGAAGTCCTGTTTGTTTATGAGTGTTACGCAAACCTTGTTCTGTTATAAAACTGCTCTGCTGACTCATTTCAACACAGCAGTTTGCTCTCTTTAGTGAAAGCAGTTCAGCTTGTTCAACCCTCAACACAGTTTGCTTTAGCATCATGGGAATGTTGGATATTTTGCTCCAGGActccatttctctctctctgtttctggGTCTTGTAGTTCTTCTGCTGGTTTATTTCACTGCTTCATCAATATTCAGCTCCCAATGGCACAAGAACGAGCCACCAGGACCCAAACCGCTTCCCTTCCTTGGGAATATGCTGCAGATTGACTTGAAGAAACCCTACAAAACATTCATGGAGGTGAGACTCttgcagttattttttaaactacacttttctttttttaaacaaatgcttttttttttcattttacaagtTCTACAAGAAATATGGGCCAGTTTTCACTGTTCATCTGGGGCCTAAAAAAGTGGTGGTCCTGGCAGGATACAGGACGGTGAAGGAGGCGCTGGTTAACCACGACGACGTGTTTGGAGACAGAGATCAAATGCTGATTTTTCAGGAACTCAGTCAAGGACACGGTAATGACAGAAATGAGTAGGTTTTTAATACTCAGCACcttttttcagttaattaatAATCATATTCTTTGCCTAAGGCGTAGTCTGGAACAATGGAGATCCGTGGAAAGAAATGCGGCGCTTCTCTTTGACCAACCTACGAGACTTTGGGATGGGGAAGAAGGCCTGCGAGGATAAAATCATTGAAGAATCTCAACACCTCACTGAAgtgtttaaaagacaaaaaggtaaaaaaaaaaaatctcattaatgACGTCAGGAGATGATGCATCAAAATATCTTCTAATTTCTTTCCCTGGATTCCAGGAAAGGCTTTTGATACAACCCAGTCCATCTGCTACGCCGTCTCTAACATCATCTGCTCCATGGTTTATGGCAGCAGATTTGAATATGATGATCCAGAGTTTACATCTATGGTGAACAGAATAACTAAAGGTGCAATCCTTTTCGGCTCTCCCTCAATTCAAGTAAGTTTtaacttcaatattttaaaccagtttaacTCTGtagaatatttatttgttcttaagAAAACATTCTTCTCCATATCACAGGCCTACAATCTCTTCCCAACACTTTTCAAAAGGATTGCCAACAGAAAGATCATTTGGGAGATGAATACTGCCaataagaaacaaaactctGTCCTGTTCAGCCAGTTGAAAGAAACCCTCAACCCACAGATGTGCAGAGGATTAGTGGACGCCTTTCTGGTTCAGAAGCAGAAACTGGAGGTTAATAGATGGAGAAATTATCTGTAGTTAGGAAATTGTTTaaagaatatgaaaaatatacCAACATTAACTTTGGCTCATCATTTCTAGTCATGCGATATTTGTTTGGGCATGTGTTTGTGCACAGGAAGCTGGAGTTATCAACAGTCAGTTCCATGATGACAACCTTTCCGCAACCGTCTTAAACCTGTTTGCTGCTGGTACTGAGACCACCTCCACTACGCTCAGGTGGAGTCTCCTGTTCATGGCCAAGTTCCCTCAGATACAAGGTAAAGGTCTCCACTCTCCACACGAACAAGCTGCTTCAACAGCAGATCACCACTGGAACCACACTGGGATTTCCTCTGAATGTAACCATTTGYtctgttttctctctcaagACAAAGTTCAGGAGGAGCTGAGACGAGTCATAGGAGACCGTCAGGTTCAGGTGGCAGACAGGAAAAACCTTCCTTACACTGACGCCGTCATCCATGAAACCCAGAGGATGGCAAACATCACTCCAACGACACTTCCACACAAAACCACTCGGGACGTCACATTCCAGGGTCATTTTATCAAGAAGGTAGGACTGGGTGAAATACGTCCCTTCAGCTGGTCAGTTACTGCTTTCTGCTTTCAAACCCAAGAACGTTACCAGCTATTAAgcaacataatttattttgtggaGCCATTTCACTGCTGTTGGTTGTGTATGTAATAATGACAGAGGAAGACTCTTAAAATGTTAGCCTGCAAGGTTTACACTCTATGCAGTCCTTTACAGTAGGgttgtagtgatacaataatctcacgatacgatacacgatattctgctcacaatacgatatatattgcaatattcagaAAAAGATACAactcaatacacttttgcgattttctgaaagattttagagggacagagtgattttcgtgacattttgtgactgttacagacttggattgaattaatttaactgaaaactgattaaaagcaccaactacacaatacctggctctggttggacacagacttaaagtcgacagctggacaaaatgaatcaaagaagtgatgagaaaacatgtttcttttaattgaaacagtacaaactgtagcttacatgcatttgtaaagtaaataaagtgcaccaagtacctgctctgcatagtttgatacctttttaacacttaacatctgaaggaatcactctaagcctgatgactgTATCACTCTcacggcgaagcaagcagtgagtgaacaaggtgacagttggacgttacgatacttgcggatgaatatcgatttttttctaggaaagaaaatatcgatgtATATCGCAAAATCTATATTATTACACAACCCTACTTTACAGTATAAATACTGTCCTAGTtagtaatgtttatttcacCCTGTAATCTGCTGTGATTTCTCCAGGGAACCACAGTTTATCCTCTACTGATGTCTGTCCTCTGTGATGAGAGCGAATGGGAAAAACCTCACTCCTTTTACCCTCCACACTTCCTGGACAAAGAAGGAAAGTTTGTCAAGCGAGATGCCTTCATCCCATTTTCTGCAGGTTTGTAGGTTTATTAAAGCCTGTTCAGattaaatatattgataaaataacatACTAATATTATATTTGTCCCTCTCAGGTCGCAGGATTTGTCTTGGAGAGAGTCTGGCCAGGATGGagctctttattttcttctccacCCTCCTGCAGCACTTCCGTTTCTGTCCTCCACCCGGAGTGTCAGAGGATGATTTGGACCTGACGCCGCAGACGGGCCTCACGCTCTCACCTTTACCTCATGAACTCTGTGCTGCTTCCCGCATGTgaccaaaataaacatgt is a genomic window of Poecilia reticulata strain Guanapo linkage group LG21, Guppy_female_1.0+MT, whole genome shotgun sequence containing:
- the LOC103457298 gene encoding cytochrome P450 2K1-like; the encoded protein is MGMLDILLQDSISLSLFLGLVVLLLVYFTASSIFSSQWHKNEPPGPKPLPFLGNMLQIDLKKPYKTFMEFYKKYGPVFTVHLGPKKVVVLAGYRTVKEALVNHDDVFGDRDQMLIFQELSQGHGVVWNNGDPWKEMRRFSLTNLRDFGMGKKACEDKIIEESQHLTEVFKRQKGKAFDTTQSICYAVSNIICSMVYGSRFEYDDPEFTSMVNRITKGAILFGSPSIQAYNLFPTLFKRIANRKIIWEMNTANKKQNSVLFSQLKETLNPQMCRGLVDAFLVQKQKLEEAGVINSQFHDDNLSATVLNLFAAGTETTSTTLRWSLLFMAKFPQIQDKVQEELRRVIGDRQVQVADRKNLPYTDAVIHETQRMANITPTTLPHKTTRDVTFQGHFIKKGTTVYPLLMSVLCDESEWEKPHSFYPPHFLDKEGKFVKRDAFIPFSAGRRICLGESLARMELFIFFSTLLQHFRFCPPPGVSEDDLDLTPQTGLTLSPLPHELCAASRM